One window of Salmo salar chromosome ssa11, Ssal_v3.1, whole genome shotgun sequence genomic DNA carries:
- the LOC100194715 gene encoding uncharacterized protein LOC100194715 → MNCSVLLAFSALQNLNYPEQKVVTVGQFKIGLIHGHQVIPWGDMASLALLQRQLDVDILISGHTHKFEAFENENKFYINPGSATGAYNALESNIIPSFVLMDIQASTVVTYVYQLIGDDVKVERIEYKKS, encoded by the exons ATGAACTGTAGTGTGTTGTTGGCCTTCTCTGCCCTACAGAACCTGAACTACCCGGAGCAGAAGGTGGTGACAGTAGGTCAGTTTAAGATCGGCCTGATCCATGGGCACCAGGTGATCCCCTGGGGGGACATGGCAAGCCTGGCCCTGCTGCAGAGGCAGCTCGACGTCGACATCCTCATCTCTGGACACACGCACAAGTTCGAGGCCTTCGAAAACGAGAACAAGTTCTACATCAACCCCGGCTCAGCAACTGGAGCCTACAACGCACTGGAAAG CAACATCATCCCGTCCTTTGTATTGATGGACATCCAAGCATCCACAGTGGTGACGTACGTCTACCAGCTCATCGGAGATGACGTAAAAGTGGAGAGGATTGAGTACAAGAAATCCTAA